The DNA window CATGCGCCAATATTCGGGTTGATATGCGGCCTGGTTGGATTTGACAGTGAGACAACACAGCGTGCCTACATGTTTGTCACAATGAGGGATGTGATCTCTGCTGCAACAAGGCTTAATTTGATCGGACCACTAGCCGCTTCGGTGCTGCAACACCAGATTTCGATAGATGCTGAAAGGATGATGCAGAAGTGGAAGGATCGTGGTGTTGAAGAAGCAACGCAGACTGCCCCTCTGCTTGATGCACTTCAGGGCTGCCATGCTTACATGTTCTCTAGGCTGTTTTGCTCCTGACAAGGAGGTGTGCTATCATCTCCAtgtctctttctttttatgaTAGATAATCTCCTTGCTGTGTTGCAGGGTTGCCACACTTACATCTTCTATAAGCTATTTTGtacataataaaatttgaatgagcTCACACGAACCATTTCAACTTTATGTTTCATGTAACTCGCATGCTTCGATTTTACTCTCTTTGTTACTTCCATAACATTTTGGCATGTGCTAGTGCAATGCAATTGAGTGATGAAATGCTTCAAAGTTCAGATGACTGATGTCTTATATGATGAGCAGTTCATTCAATCCAGTGAAGCATTTTTACCCTTTTAACATAATATTTGAATGAATACACATAAAAGAATTTCAATTTTGTGCTGACTGTAAACTGCATGCTTCAATTTTATTCTGTTTGTACTTTCGTAGGAGTAATATTTTGACATGTGCTATTGCAATGCAACTTACTGATGAAATGCTTTGAGGTTCACATGACATGAGTAATGTTTTACCTGGTGAGCAGTTCATTCAGTCCAGTGACGCATTTTTTACCCTATTATCATATACTTTTGAGATCTACATGTCCATTTTGTGCCATTTTAGGTACAAACAAGATCATCCCATCATACGCTGAATATTTAGATGGCCTTACTCTGTTTGTCTCCTgccgattttttttactttttaaacatttttaacaaataattttattactaaacctctggAAAAATTATTTCTACCGTATGAACTTTTTGGGCACGCCACCGATTGTGGGTGGCATGCCACGCCAATCAGGCTGTTTGCCATGCCACTAACACTggcatggccaaaaggttcaattttgaaaaaattgtgCCTggtgatttagtaataaaaattacttgctataaaagtttatttaataaaaaaattcctctcCTGCCTCCTGCAGGTTACTGACTGCAATTCGCTGTAATTCTGCCTGCAGTTTTACGCTAGGCAGTTGGGGCAGCAGAGGACCACTGCCTTCTGTTAAATAAAATGACATCAGAAGATCACAAGCATCACAAGGACAGATTCTCCAGGTtcattcttattttatttccaaGCAAGATTGTACAGTAATAATGCCAACAGTAGGTTACATTCCTGTGTGTGAGCCATCTCTATTAATCTATTAAGAGTGATTGCACCATCATTTGTCTTTAGCTTCAACAATTACAACATCAACTTGCATGACACATATCACAAAAcacattgttttcttttgctccATAATACAAATAAACTAGTTGCTGGTACAACTGTTGCTCCAGTGCTCCAGCTCCTACCTAGGATCCCTGAACTGAACTAGCTTGCTTGGCTTCAAGGGACTTCTCATACTCCTCAATGGACTTGAACAGCTCTGAGAAGTTGCCCTTGCCAAacccgccgcagccgccctTCTGGTGTTCCTGCCCACTCTCATCCTTCTCCATGCACCCAATCCTTTGTATCATCTCCAGGAAAAGGGTTGGCCTGAAGGAAATAGCCGATCCAGTTAGATTTGGAATCACAGAGAGGAAATAATAGAAGTTAGTGCAGACGCTCCCCTAAGAACGCACGTACGCAAACCCCTGCTGAAAGCATAAAGCCGTTAAAAAATCCCGCAAACCCccactgaaagcacaaagccgttaaaaaatcctaaaaaattcGCTCCAACGAAAAATCGAAGCCAAGACCTCAGATGCTACTAAGGCTTTTGTAACTACTAGGCTACAGGCCACTACTGAACTTGAACACAATTACAACTTCCTGAACCTGTTTACCATTGAGCTATTCCCAATGGCCTCGCTGGTTTATGCTGATGGAGTTGCCATAagattctttcttctttttcttttttcttttaaagacAGAAATCCACTGACCGTGGATCTAGTAACAGTAAGTAATActcactaattaattaactatatgTGGCTATCTGCATTATAACACGCTAGCAAAAGGGAACTGGGATATGCTTGCAAGACAGCAAGAGCCATATACAAACACACCTTGGCTTTTCATTTTGCACTACTATGCACATTCAGCTTTATTCCCCTTTTTAGTGTCACAATCTTCAGAAAGGAGCATATCATGGATTCATGGAGGCACAAAAAGACTATCCATAGTAGTATCACAGAACTCACtgtcatattatatttttcatggattCTAACTTCCTAATGTTTCATATCCTTTTGTGCTTAATCCATGCAATCAGCAACAGATAACTCTAAATCTGAATTTATAATCCTGTTCATTTACATGCACCATatactgtatttatttatggtaGGAAAGAGCTGAAAAAAGGTGACATTTTTACCTGTCTCCTATCGGCTTGGTGAAGATTTGGAGCAACACTCCCTGGTCATCCCTGTCCACGAGCACACCCAGCTCCTGGCATTCCTTGATCTGCTCCTCGGagagcacgtcgccggcgcgccgccgcacgccgtcgtagtagttgggcggcggcggagccaaGAACTCGAAGCCGCCCATGGCGGAGCGCGCCCGCATCTCCCTCAGCGTCCTGAGCACGTCGTCGCTGGCGAGCGCGATGTGCTGCACGCCGGGGCCGCCGTGGTGGTCCAGGTACGTCTGTATCTGGCTCCGCCGCTTGGTGCCGTGCACCGGCTCGTTGAGCGGCAGCAGCACCGTCTCCGCGTTGTTGGCGAGCACCACCGAGTTTAGGCCACTCTCGGCGGTGCCGACGTCCTCGGCGGTGAACTCGGCGAAATCGTGGAAGCCGGTGAAGTTCGCGATGTACGCGGCGACCGGGGCCAGCTCCGGCACGTTGCCGACGACGTGGTCGAACCGGCGGAGGCCGTAGTCCTGGGTGCCTGGGTTGCTGACGTCCTCGAATCCCGGCAAGAAAGACGCGGCGCCGTCCGGGTAGCTGACGAAGCGGAGCACGACGTCGCCGTACAGCTCGACCTCCGCGAGGCCGAAGCCAGCGCCGAGGTCGGCGGGCTCGAACGCCgggcgcgcgccggcggcgacgctggcCCGGAACGCCTCGGCCGCGTCAGCGACGcggagcgcgacggcgcgcaCCGCGAGGCCGTGGTCGGCGGCGAACCCcctggcggcgtcggcggagaAGGAAGGCAGGGAGGCCGAGGCCGTGgccccgccttcgccgccggcgcggtgggCGTAGGGCGCGGTGAAGAGGAACGCGACGGAGCCGGAGCGGAGCAGCAGCGACGCGTGCGCAGAGTTCCCCGTGGAGAGGTCGGAcctcgcggcgagcggcgcgccCAGCGCGAAGGAGAAGCGgcccgcggcggaggcggcgtcggcgcacCAGAGCTCGACGTGGTGGAACGCGAGCGCGTGGAAGCGGTCGCTCCGCGGGTTGGCGCGGACGAAGCGGCGGTGCCCGACGAGGCGGAACCCCGCGTTGTCGGCGGCCGacacggcgccgccggtggcggtggcggtgggagTGGGAGGCATGGCGTCGCGGTGGGAGTGGATGGCAGCGGCGGAGCGTGGGCGGCGTGGGCGTGGGAGTAGTTGGGAGGCGGGGAAGTTAATAAATAAAGGGAGGAGATGGCGCCACGTGGACGCTGGGGGTCTAGTGGATGCGGATGGGATTTGTCCTTTGCTGAATTTGTGAAGCTCATGAGTTTGCTGGCTGGCCATATACACGTCTTCTGCCGTATAACAAATACTACAATATTCATATAGccatttaggccttgtttagtgttaatttttttaaaaacatcaaatcaagttgTTGATATCCATTAAAAAGTATTAAACGaactttaattataaaataaatgtcaGATTCCgactgaaaaccacgagactaATCttctaattataattattccGTCATTAATATATGTTGGTACTGTAGTATTTATAGCAAGCCCTAACGTGCCATCACGTGATCTTAATTCACTATTTTGATGTATGCCCTCATTCGAATTCATAGGTAGAGCATAAAGATTTTCTATTGCTTAGAGTCACTTTATCATGCATACCATGGATGTCCTTAGGACACGTTTAATCTAGCAACTCAGCTTAGAGACTTTCTTGGTTTTCGTTAGCAAGTTTCTTGCACAACTAAAcgatatgttttataaaagttatctatataaaagttactttaaaaatcatattttagaATGTAAGGAGATTGGGCTTGTTTGGATTGAAGCCAACCTTTGAacctaccaaaattttggcaacttcAATAGTAACACATATATGTTTagttagagcatcttcaaaaGACTAGGTATATAACTAGCTAtgctaaattttagctattGTGTGAAAAAACAATCTCTAAGAGAAGAAATATTAACCTGGTAGGCTGTTAGAATAGCTAAAATTTTTCCTTAATAACCAAATCTAGCTAGTCTCTCCCACCTCATCTCAATTGCCAAACTTGGCTGGGCCCACATGTTTGTTAGGATTTAGCTAGTGAAGATGGCTAATCTGTTGGAGCACATATCAATTTGGCTATAGAATCTTTTGACATTAATAGCTAAATTAGGATGTGGAGAGGTAAATTTTGGCTaatctgttggagatgctcttggCTACCAAATTTTACCCACAACAGCACAAAATATAAACTACCAAATTTAGTGCTGCAAAAACTCAGTAATATTTGGCCATTGCCAATAGTTTGGTAAGGTAAAAATCAGTATCAATCCAAACAAGCCTTATCAtccaaagaaaacaaaaactatgGCGTACCACAAAAGGAGATCTGAAAGTACAAATCTCTTTTGCCTTGGCGGATAGATAGAAACGCTTTGATCTCAATCCAGGAGCCGGATAAGTGATTGACTCATCGCTGTGCTGCCTGGTTTCTTGCTTGACTGTGCTGCCTGGTTTCTTGTTCAACGGTTGGAGTTTATAGATCTGGAAGCCTCATCTACACTGAGCCCCAACCCATATGAATTAGCATTATGAACCATTTCTGCACCTATCTCTCGacttgatgctgctgctgctgctgtttagGTGTTGCTACTACCATCAGACATCAgcagtggtttttttttttatattttggtcctttttgaaaacctgttttataaatagactcttaaaaaaacttattatacGAATATATCTTTTGACTGTGCCAATATTACTGACGCCGACGTTGAATAGGATGATGCTAATATCGTTAGCGCCGTCCTCTGGCCACATGAGTATGGCGTGAATAATGCTAGGAGAACATCGCTAACGATATTAACGCCGTCCTATTCAATGTCGGCGGCAGTAACGTTGATGTGATTAAAACGCATATTCATACAATAGAAAACAATAAGTTTTTCTAGAGATTTTATAAAATGAGTTTTTAAACTgacaaaaaaatgtcaaaattccaGGACATCAGTCCATCTTGGATGTAGTAGATGCCCATTCAGAAGGGACAAGCAATGTGGCAGCTGTGTCAAATCGAGTGATCGACCAGCAACTCTGAAAACGATGTAACCAAGAAGCAAACAACAATGGAACTGTGCAAGCCTCCAATAATAAAGATAGATGAAGCATTCCCTTTTGTGAAAGCCAGTCTGGAAACTGGAGCACAAGTTCAAAATGAATTGAACTGATAAGCGACTGGTCTGAATATTAGTAAAAGATGAAAGAATAGTTCATTTTGTggtaattgaaaaataatttaccacCCATTTGAGAATAGCCGTACGGAATGGAATAAACCATTAAAAATTTGGCTTAGCATCAGCTGGTTCCATACCTATATATCTGTGACTGATTCATTCTAGCTAAACAGGCTATCTCTGTGACTGATTCATTTCAGGGcttatttagttcccaaataatttttccaaaaacatcacatcaaatctttagacatataaatgaaacattaaacatagataaactaaaaaaactaattacacagttatgtgagaaatcgtgagatgaattttttgagactaattagtccatgattagccataagtgctacagtaaccaacatgtgctaatgacggcgtaattaggctcaaaagattcgtcttgtggtttccagacggaatctgaaatttattttttcattcgtgtccggaAACCCCTTTtaatatccggtcaaatatccgatgtgatgtttttgccaataaattttagcaactaaACGCTGCCTCCGTTAAACCATCGCTGCTTGGCCGTCTGTATAGGCCCCAGCCCATTAAGGCCCTGTTTTGATTGGAGGAATTTCAAGGAAATTGCGAAGGATTTCATTTGGAAAAAGGAATCACTGTTGCACCGTTTGGACTTTGGAACAAAgaaatttgtgaataatattCCTTAAGTTTGAGTTCCTTTCGTGCACTTGTCAGCCCTCatcgtttagctttttcagagaaaaaaccagacaatatatttgaataaaaaataattataaataaaacttttaaatcactatggacgcatatataaaagtttacctataaattactttttatttacaattaaATCGTTTTGAGCGCAAGCCTATATCCTCCTCGCCTGATCCAGTCTGCCATATGAACCACAACAGTTGCCTATTAGATCCAGTAGTTTTCAAGGGTCTGTTTGAAGGAGATTAGATTCTGCCAACCGTAGCTTCtcataaaattttcagaaatcaAAATCTCTCCCAAACAGCACCCAGCTTCGGAGTATCTAAAGTTATGtagaatccagaaaaatgaattagaaGTAGAAGCTGACTATAAGATAAGCTGCAAGACCCAActtttttcagattataagATAAGATGCTGACTGCTTGTTAATCTTAAGCTCACCGAATAGTTCCCAGAGGGCCAATCAGCCCACCAAAAGCCCAGTCCAAGAAGTACTCGCCAAAGGCCAATGGGCCCACCAAAAGCCCAGCCCAGCAAGCCCACGGCCCGTAGAAAAAGGGCCCACCAAATCCCCCCTCCCCTCGTTCCTCGCCACTTTCCCTCTTCGCTCCGTCTCCATTCAAatcgcctcgtcgcctcgcctccgccATTTTCACCCCCGCCTCCAAATCCCCAAACccttcctccgccgcggcggcgccatgggcTGCTTCCTCTCCTGCTTCCGCGCCGGGGCCGATCCCCCCGCCGGTGGCCTCCGCGTAAGCCACCCCCTTCGCCGCCTCCCGATCTGTGGTTCTGCGTGGTGATGATTTTGATGGTCTTatcgtttttttttggttgatcaGGATCCGCTCGTGTGGGAGGAGGGCCGGCTCGGGGACGCCTTCTTGGACGACGAGACGagtgggttttgtttttcccttttccGATTTACGTTTTCGCTGTGCCCGTCGGATCGCGGGTGAGGTGAACCGAGATTTGTGTTGGTTTGATTTGGTGTCGCTTATGCGTGGCGTGGTTGATCTGCAGAGGTCGAAACGAGCTTGACGCTGGGTGGGAAATGCAGCGATGGCGGAAGCGTGCGATTTTATCGGAACTGGGTAGTATATCTCTCGAATCACCGTGTTTTTTAAGAGTGATTTGTATCAAAATTGGACAGTATTGTCGGCGAGCAGAAGCAAAATTGGACCTCAGAGTGTAGTTCACAGTGTAGGCTCATTTTGCTGTCACGTATATACTGTCTACTCTCTTACAGGTGCTGGGTTGCGATCTGTCCTTGAGATGTTGGACTGCTAGTTATGCCAAGATCACATTGGTTGGCAATTTTGTAGTTTAGATCCAATGT is part of the Oryza brachyantha chromosome 2, ObraRS2, whole genome shotgun sequence genome and encodes:
- the LOC102717871 gene encoding 4-hydroxyphenylpyruvate dioxygenase, with translation MPPTPTATATGGAVSAADNAGFRLVGHRRFVRANPRSDRFHALAFHHVELWCADAASAAGRFSFALGAPLAARSDLSTGNSAHASLLLRSGSVAFLFTAPYAHRAGGEGGATASASLPSFSADAARGFAADHGLAVRAVALRVADAAEAFRASVAAGARPAFEPADLGAGFGLAEVELYGDVVLRFVSYPDGAASFLPGFEDVSNPGTQDYGLRRFDHVVGNVPELAPVAAYIANFTGFHDFAEFTAEDVGTAESGLNSVVLANNAETVLLPLNEPVHGTKRRSQIQTYLDHHGGPGVQHIALASDDVLRTLREMRARSAMGGFEFLAPPPPNYYDGVRRRAGDVLSEEQIKECQELGVLVDRDDQGVLLQIFTKPIGDRPTLFLEMIQRIGCMEKDESGQEHQKGGCGGFGKGNFSELFKSIEEYEKSLEAKQASSVQGS